One segment of Comamonas thiooxydans DNA contains the following:
- a CDS encoding MFS transporter, with amino-acid sequence MTESTAQASPAYDGLPDGARGRAMLVIILGLTLSVLDSSIVNLALPAIARELQASSALTLWVVNAYQLAGLVLLLPLAALGERLGYRRIYLLGMTVFVIASVAATLASSLSTLIAARVFQGMGAAGIMSVNAALVRLTYPRAMLGRGMAINSLVVATSSMAGPSVAAAILSVASWPWLFAINVPLGLMTLWMGRKALPANPVVRKDGEPIAALDVLLNILMFTLLFLGGEQLGVRMGQDQGAAGSSLMPSGWWLLGAGLVVGYVYLRRQWHKAAPLFPVDLMRIPVFRLSMCGSVSAFCAQMLSYLALPFLLLEARGLSPMEAGMLITAWPLATVLTAPVAGRLIGKYPDGLLGGIGMAMFACGLWLLAAMPVDVAHWDMVWRMLLAGSGFALYQSPNNHTIVTSAPMSRSGAAGGMLSSARMTGQTLGAVVLATIFAISGGHGGNAELLALAVAGGFAALAGVFSILRVRPGKSQH; translated from the coding sequence ATGACTGAAAGCACTGCTCAAGCCTCCCCTGCCTACGACGGCCTGCCTGACGGTGCGCGTGGCCGCGCCATGCTGGTCATCATTCTGGGTCTGACGCTGTCGGTGCTGGACAGCAGCATCGTCAATCTGGCCTTGCCCGCCATTGCGCGCGAGCTGCAGGCCAGCTCGGCCCTGACGCTATGGGTGGTCAACGCCTATCAGCTGGCCGGCCTGGTGCTGCTGCTGCCGCTGGCAGCCCTGGGCGAGCGCCTGGGTTATCGGCGCATCTATCTGCTCGGTATGACGGTGTTTGTCATTGCCTCGGTGGCGGCCACGCTGGCCAGCTCGCTGAGCACGCTGATTGCGGCGCGCGTGTTTCAAGGCATGGGTGCGGCCGGCATCATGAGCGTCAATGCGGCGCTGGTGCGGCTGACCTATCCCCGTGCCATGCTGGGGCGCGGCATGGCCATCAACTCGCTGGTGGTGGCGACCTCGTCCATGGCCGGGCCTTCGGTGGCCGCAGCCATCCTGTCGGTCGCCAGCTGGCCCTGGCTGTTTGCCATCAATGTGCCGCTGGGCCTGATGACCTTGTGGATGGGGCGCAAGGCGTTGCCGGCCAACCCCGTGGTGCGCAAGGATGGCGAGCCGATAGCGGCGCTTGACGTATTGCTCAATATTCTGATGTTCACCCTGCTTTTTCTGGGCGGTGAGCAACTGGGCGTGCGCATGGGGCAGGATCAGGGCGCCGCGGGCAGCTCGCTGATGCCTTCGGGCTGGTGGCTGCTGGGCGCCGGGCTGGTGGTCGGCTACGTCTATCTGCGCCGCCAGTGGCACAAGGCAGCTCCGCTGTTCCCTGTCGATCTGATGCGCATTCCCGTGTTCCGGCTGTCGATGTGCGGCTCGGTCTCTGCCTTCTGCGCGCAGATGCTGTCCTATCTGGCCCTGCCGTTCCTGCTGCTGGAGGCGCGCGGTCTGTCACCCATGGAGGCCGGCATGCTGATCACGGCCTGGCCGCTGGCCACCGTGCTGACGGCTCCGGTGGCCGGGCGCCTGATCGGCAAGTATCCCGACGGACTGCTGGGCGGCATCGGCATGGCCATGTTTGCCTGCGGACTGTGGCTGCTGGCGGCCATGCCGGTCGATGTGGCGCACTGGGACATGGTCTGGCGCATGCTGCTGGCGGGCAGTGGCTTCGCGCTCTACCAGTCTCCCAACAATCACACCATCGTCACCTCGGCCCCCATGTCGCGCAGCGGTGCAGCGGGCGGCATGCTGAGTTCTGCCCGCATGACCGGGCAGACGCTGGGTGCTGTGGTGCTGGCCACCATCTTTGCCATCTCGGGCGGGCATGGTGGCAATGCTGAACTGCTGGCGCTGGCTGTGGCCGGCGGTTTTGCAGCGCTGGCCGGAGTTTTCAGCATCTTGCGCGTACGCCCGGGCAAGTCGCAGCATTGA
- a CDS encoding SDR family oxidoreductase has product MITNFAGKTAVLTGAGSGFGLECARIGAARGMNLVLVDVQQEALDKAEAELKAAGAKVLARKVDVSDAAQMERLAAEVKETFGAPHFVFNNAGVGAGGLVWENTVADWQWVLGVNVWGVIHGVRLFTPMMLEAAKADPAYEGHIVNTASMAGLLAPPNMGIYNVSKHAVVSLTETLYQDLALVSDQVSASLLCPFFVPTGIGHSERNRPQGLEAQPLTASQKIGQAMTDKAVGSGKVTATEVAQKVFDAMASGQFYIYSHPQALGSVQVRLEDVVQGRNPTDPFAHKPELGVSLKAALRAG; this is encoded by the coding sequence ATGATCACGAATTTCGCGGGAAAGACGGCGGTTCTGACGGGGGCCGGCTCGGGCTTCGGGCTGGAGTGCGCGCGCATCGGAGCTGCCAGAGGCATGAATCTGGTGCTGGTCGATGTGCAGCAGGAGGCGCTGGACAAGGCCGAGGCCGAGCTCAAGGCCGCCGGTGCCAAGGTGCTGGCGCGCAAGGTTGATGTCTCGGATGCGGCGCAGATGGAAAGACTGGCTGCCGAAGTCAAGGAAACCTTTGGTGCGCCGCACTTTGTCTTCAACAACGCGGGCGTTGGCGCGGGCGGCCTGGTCTGGGAAAACACTGTTGCCGACTGGCAATGGGTGCTGGGCGTCAATGTCTGGGGCGTGATCCATGGCGTGCGTCTGTTCACGCCCATGATGCTGGAGGCCGCCAAGGCCGATCCCGCCTATGAAGGTCATATCGTCAACACTGCCAGCATGGCGGGTCTGCTGGCGCCGCCGAACATGGGCATCTACAACGTCAGCAAGCACGCGGTGGTGTCGCTGACCGAGACGCTGTACCAGGATCTGGCCCTGGTCTCGGACCAGGTCAGCGCCAGTCTGCTCTGCCCCTTCTTCGTGCCCACGGGCATAGGTCACAGCGAGCGCAATCGTCCCCAGGGCCTGGAGGCGCAGCCTTTGACGGCCAGCCAGAAGATAGGCCAGGCCATGACCGACAAGGCCGTGGGCTCGGGCAAGGTCACGGCGACCGAGGTGGCGCAGAAGGTGTTCGATGCCATGGCCTCGGGCCAGTTTTATATCTACAGCCATCCGCAGGCCTTGGGCTCGGTGCAGGTGCGCCTGGAAGATGTGGTTCAGGGCCGCAACCCCACGGATCCGTTTGCGCACAAGCCCGAACTGGGCGTGAGCCTCAAGGCAGCGCTGCGCGCCGGCTGA
- a CDS encoding multidrug effflux MFS transporter: MQASVSLRLVLILGLLSAIGPFAIDMYLPALPQIGASLDAQVGAVQASLTAFFLSIGMGQLLYGPVSDMLGRKPPLYFGLTVFAAASVGCALAPNIETLVAFRFVQGLGAAACMAVPRAVVRDLHTGHAAARMMSLLMLVFSVSPILAPLAGSGVIALAGWRAVFWVVAAAAVLGLVATWRGVEETRTAEARLDSSLGGALKAYLILLRDWHYLGLVFIGGCAMAGFFVYLAGSPFVLINYYGLSSTQYSMAFALNSIAFIGAAQLTGRLGQRFGLVNVVKAAASASGLTMAALLVYYLLGGEQLTVLIVLYFIASAFMGLVIPTTSVLALEEHGEIAGTASALLGTLQMLSGAAAMQIVGHFSNGKPLPMVVGMATGALVGVTLTWITLGRVHRVAHD; encoded by the coding sequence ATGCAAGCTTCTGTTTCCCTGCGTCTGGTTCTGATCCTGGGCCTGTTGTCGGCCATCGGGCCTTTCGCCATCGATATGTATCTGCCGGCCTTGCCCCAGATCGGCGCCAGCCTGGATGCCCAGGTCGGGGCCGTGCAGGCCAGTCTGACCGCGTTCTTTCTCTCCATTGGTATGGGCCAGCTGCTCTATGGGCCGGTCTCCGACATGCTGGGCCGCAAGCCGCCGCTGTACTTTGGTCTGACGGTCTTTGCCGCCGCCAGCGTGGGATGTGCGCTGGCTCCCAATATCGAGACCCTGGTGGCGTTTCGCTTTGTGCAGGGCCTGGGCGCTGCGGCCTGCATGGCCGTGCCGCGTGCCGTGGTGCGCGATCTGCATACCGGCCACGCGGCCGCACGCATGATGTCGCTGCTGATGCTGGTGTTCAGCGTCTCGCCGATTCTGGCGCCCCTGGCCGGCAGCGGCGTGATTGCCCTGGCCGGCTGGCGTGCCGTGTTCTGGGTGGTGGCGGCCGCAGCCGTGCTGGGCCTGGTTGCCACGTGGCGCGGCGTGGAGGAGACCCGCACCGCCGAGGCGCGGCTGGACAGCAGTCTGGGCGGCGCACTCAAGGCCTATCTGATCCTGCTGCGTGACTGGCATTACCTGGGCCTGGTGTTCATCGGCGGCTGCGCCATGGCGGGCTTTTTTGTCTACCTGGCGGGCTCGCCCTTTGTGCTCATCAACTACTACGGTCTCTCATCCACCCAGTACAGCATGGCGTTCGCGCTGAACTCCATCGCCTTCATCGGTGCGGCGCAGCTGACGGGGCGGCTGGGCCAGCGCTTTGGTCTGGTCAATGTGGTCAAGGCCGCGGCTTCTGCCTCGGGCCTGACCATGGCCGCATTGCTGGTCTATTACCTGCTGGGCGGCGAGCAGCTGACGGTGCTGATCGTGCTGTACTTCATCGCCAGTGCCTTCATGGGCCTGGTGATTCCCACGACCTCGGTGCTGGCCCTGGAAGAGCATGGCGAGATTGCCGGTACGGCCTCGGCCTTGCTGGGCACGCTGCAGATGCTGAGCGGCGCGGCGGCCATGCAGATCGTGGGGCATTTTTCCAACGGCAAGCCCCTGCCCATGGTGGTCGGTATGGCGACCGGAGCCCTGGTGGGCGTGACGCTGACCTGGATCACGCTGGGCCGTGTGCACCGAGTCGCCCATGACTGA
- a CDS encoding DUF1566 domain-containing protein produces MVIDTRARLAWPRCAEGMSWNGKACSGQAEVFSYKQAMTHAAERSKAENLRWRLPRVNELKRLLDRSSKPQGLNPELFPNAPRDWHWTGTAAVNAQRLNTYNYAQVDKSSSLSGLSAQQAWAVNTETLQAVPDMGKGNALLLRLVRPATEAELGIQAPAAP; encoded by the coding sequence ATGGTGATAGACACGCGCGCCAGGCTGGCCTGGCCGCGCTGCGCCGAGGGCATGAGCTGGAATGGCAAGGCTTGCAGCGGCCAGGCCGAGGTCTTCAGCTACAAGCAGGCCATGACCCATGCCGCAGAGCGCAGCAAGGCCGAAAATCTGCGCTGGCGCCTGCCGCGCGTCAATGAACTCAAGCGCCTGCTGGACCGCAGCAGCAAGCCCCAGGGTCTGAACCCGGAACTCTTTCCCAATGCGCCACGCGACTGGCACTGGACGGGTACGGCTGCCGTGAATGCCCAGCGCCTGAACACCTACAACTACGCCCAGGTGGACAAATCCAGCAGCCTCTCCGGCCTCTCGGCCCAGCAGGCCTGGGCGGTCAACACCGAGACTCTGCAGGCCGTGCCCGATATGGGCAAGGGCAATGCCTTGCTGCTGCGCCTGGTGCGCCCTGCCACCGAGGCCGAGCTCGGTATTCAGGCTCCGGCCGCACCATGA